DNA from Deltaproteobacteria bacterium:
TTGGTTGAATATTTAGGTCGCAAGGAGGGTTTTTGTGACGATGATGCGATTATTTTTCTCGGGGACTACATAGATCGCGGCCCGGATTCGAAAGGCGTCATAGAGTTAATGATTGAATTTAGAAAGAGGTTTCGGAATGCCTATTTTTTAAAAGGCAATCACGAGGACATGCTTCTTAGTTTTTTAGAGTTTGGTGGGCGCATGGGGGAGGCTTTTTTGTATAACGGTGGTTTGGAGACAATGCAAAGTTATTGTATTTCCGTCTTCTCGGCGCCGAGAGATATGGTGAATATGTTTCCTGAGGAACATTTTAAGTTTTTTTGTAGTCTTGGTAGTGCTGTTAGGACTAATGGGGAGGTTTATGTGCATGCTGGTCTAAACCCAGAGGTTCCGATGGAGAAGCAGATTGGGGACGATGTATTTTGGATTAGAGATGAGTTTATAGCCTGCAAGCATGGATTTGACCTCACGGTGGTATTTGGCCATACTCCGCATAGGGAGGTTTTCGTGCATTTGCCATACAAAGTTGGTATAGACACTGGTTTAGTATTTGGTAATAAGTTAAGCTGTCTTGAGCTTAAGAGTAGACGCG
Protein-coding regions in this window:
- a CDS encoding serine/threonine protein phosphatase; this translates as MTVFVEKVSVPGRVFAVGDIHGCPDEVWHLVEYLGRKEGFCDDDAIIFLGDYIDRGPDSKGVIELMIEFRKRFRNAYFLKGNHEDMLLSFLEFGGRMGEAFLYNGGLETMQSYCISVFSAPRDMVNMFPEEHFKFFCSLGSAVRTNGEVYVHAGLNPEVPMEKQIGDDVFWIRDEFIACKHGFDLTVVFGHTPHREVFVHLPYKVGIDTGLVFGNKLSCLELKSRRVYQIKRNSNSVSCRKLGKSLKLS